A single genomic interval of Salmo trutta chromosome 13, fSalTru1.1, whole genome shotgun sequence harbors:
- the LOC115204895 gene encoding protein FAM243-like, whose product MRLKLRNLLQFMWNRSSNSGPQCVPYIRDIRQLQSEGFYRVYLGETEFPEGLITGDISAATNASSSRHSWSVIHAGGQRGWVPWNYRLLFHCSGVSSLQPSGEIFEELCGSLRENYGKCAIVVNNHSWKGDDCNSVFAGNVNHLPEVPVDLIPMSCCPTVARAYGHELIQIPFQCAHLSPLNSAWSTVKWFATNDRGKYSETIYDRDTLHKYVYWNELMEGALKKMTKRKWEEALSRVRKNENHYLNDKQ is encoded by the coding sequence ATGCGCCTCAAGCTGCGGAACCTTCTACAGTTCATGTGGAACAGGAGCTCCAACAGCGGGCCCCAATGTGTGCCATACATCCGCGACATCAGACAGCTGCAGAGCGAGGGCTTCTACCGAGTTTATCTCGGTGAAACCGAGTTTCCAGAGGGTCTGATCACCGGTGACATCTCCGCGGCAACGAACGCCTCTAGCAGCAGACACAGCTGGAGCGTCATCCACGCGGGAGGTCAGAGAGGATGGGTTCCATGGAATTACAGACTACTATTTCACTGTAGTGGTGTCTCCTCACTGCAGCCTTCAGGGGAAATATTTGAAGAGTTGTGTGGCAGTTTAAGGGAGAACTACGGGAAATGTGCGATTGTGGTGAACAATCATAGCTGGAAAGGTGACGATTGTAACTCGGTTTTCGCGGGGAACGTTAATCACCTGCCCGAGGTCCCGGTGGATCTCATACCTATGAGCTGCTGCCCAACGGTGGCGCGCGCGTACGGGCACGAGCTTATTCAAATCCCGTTCCAGTGCGCGCACCTAAGCCCTCTTAACAGCGCTTGGTCCACGGTGAAGTGGTTTGCGACCAACGACCGTGGGAAGTATTCGGAGACCATTTACGACCGTGACACTCTACATAAATACGTCTATTGGAATGAGCTGATGGAGGGAGCTCTGAAGAAGATGACCAAGAGGAAATGGGAGGAAGCATTGTCTCGAGTTAGGAAGAATGAGAATCATTACCTAAATGACAAGCAGTGA
- the LOC115205645 gene encoding NTF2-related export protein 2 encodes MAATIDFRTRVDASCRYSEEFTNIYYDCMDKKRRNLIRLYLDKATLVWNGNAVSGQSALGDFFQSLPSSEFSVQTLDCQPVHEQATQGQTTLLVVTAGQVKFDGQKQRYFSQNFLLTAQASPTSDQPVWKIASDCFRFQDWKS; translated from the exons ATGGCTGCAACAATT GATTTCAGGACCCGCGTTGATGCGTCATGCAGGTATTCCGAGGAGTTCACCAACATATATTATGACTGCATGGACAAGAAAAGGAGG AACTTGATACGGCTCTACCTGGACAAAGCAACCCTGGTCTGGAATGGGAATGCTGTGTCAGGGCAGTCTGCTCTTGGGGACTTCTTTCAGTCGCTTCCCTCCAGCGAGTTCAGTGTCCAGACTCTTGACTGTCAGCCAGTGCACG AACAGGCAACCCAGGGCCAGACCACGCTGTTGGTGGTGACAGCAGGACAGGTGAAGTTTGACGGACAAAAGCAGCGTTACTTCAGTCAGAACTTTCTCCTCACAGCCCAGGCTTCTCCCACCAGTGACCAGCCTGTCTGGAAGATCGCCAGTGACTGTTTCCGCTTCCAGGACTGGAAAAGCTGA
- the LOC115205646 gene encoding 26S proteasome non-ATPase regulatory subunit 10, whose protein sequence is MEQTVSNVEVCNLAFTGEFDKLKACILTDKSLACKTDQDQRTALHWACSAGHIKIVAFLLDLGVEVNLQDDASWTPLHIAASAGREEIVKSLINKGAQLNSVNQNGCTPLHYAASKDRYEIALLLLESGADPNVTDKLESTPLHRASTKGNCRLIQLLLQQSASTNIQDSEGNTALHLACDEERVEAAKLLVENGASIYIENKEEKTPLQISKGGLATLLRRIVEGGNV, encoded by the exons ATGGAGCAAACTGTTTCAAATGTGGAGGTCTGTAATTTAGCCTTCACTGGGGAATTTGACAAATTAAAGGCATGCATTTTAACGGATAAATCGCTCGCTTGCAAAACGGACCAG GACCAAAGGACCGCTCTCCACTGGGCATGCTCGGCAGGACACATCAAGATCGTAGCATTCCTGCTGGATCTGGGGGTGGAAGTCAACCTGCAAGATGAT GCCAGCTGGACTCCCCTCCACATTGCAGCATCTGCAGGCAGAGAGGAGATAGTGAAGTCACTGATTAACAAAGGAGCCCAGTTGAACTCAGTCAACCAGAACGGCTGCACCCCTCTGCACTACGCTGCCTCCAAGGACAGATACGAG ATCGCCCTCCTGTTATTGGAGAGTGGCGCGGACCCTAATGTTACAGATAAGCTGGAGTCTACTCCCCTACACAGAGCCTCAACCAAGGGCAACTGCCGTCTGATCCAGCTGCTGCTTCAACAGAGCGCTTCAACCAACATACAGGACTCTGAGGGAAACACTGCACT CCACCTGGCGTGTGATGAGGAGCGTGTGGAGGCAGCGAAACTCCTGGTGGAGAACGGAGCCAGCATCTACATAGAGAACAAGGAGGAGAAGACGCCATTACAGATCTCTAAAGGAGGTCTGGCCACACTGCTGAGGAGGATCGTAGAAGGAGGAAACGTCTGA